The following coding sequences are from one Capsicum annuum cultivar UCD-10X-F1 chromosome 3, UCD10Xv1.1, whole genome shotgun sequence window:
- the LOC107862232 gene encoding uncharacterized protein LOC107862232, with translation MASSAIVFNILPSSSLSSLSFRNSRTPFSQTPIFYKPLIVNASSTSLDYSSSSLDATSTKNNKWLWKYKENSVNIYYEEHDKGSDEQCKNILMIPTISDVSTVEEWRSVAKDIAGRSGKVNYRTTIVDWPGLGYSDRPKLDYNADVMEKFLVDFINSPDGPVNNSDKDLVVFGGGHAATIAVRAAKKGLVKPTAIACIAPTWAGPLPIVFGRDSSMETRYGFLRGTLRAPALGWIMYNVLVSNEKSIQSQYKSHVYADPEKVTADIIETRYALTKRQGARYVPAAFLTGLLDPVKTREEFVQLFAELEGKIPCLVLATAGAPKRSKAEMEALREAKGVSKYVEVPGALLPQEEYPEIVAEQLYRFLQEMYEL, from the exons ATGGCTTCCTCTGCAATTGTTTTCAACATTCTACCATCATCTTCATTGAGTTCTCTTTCATTCAGAAACAGCAGAACCCCATTTTCTCAAACCCCAATCTTTTACAAACCCCTTATTGTCAATGCTTCTTCCACTTCTCTCGATTATTCCTCATCCTCTCTCGATGCTACATCTACAAAG aaTAATAAGTGGCTATGGAAATACAAGGAGAATTCTGTGAATATTTATTACGAGGAACATGACAAGGGAAGCGATGAGCAATGTAAGAACATTTTGATGATTCCTACTATTTCTGATGTAAGTACTGTTGAGGAATGGAGATCGGTGGCTAAAGACATTGCTGGAAGAAGTGGTAAAGTTAATTACAGAACTACCATTGTGGATTGGCCTGGTTTAGGGTACTCTGATAGACCTAAACTTGATTACAATGCTGATGTTATGGAAAAGTTCTTGGTCGACTTCATTAATTCTCCTGATGGTCCCGTGAACAATTCCG ATAAGGACTTGGTGGTGTTTGGAGGAGGACATGCTGCTACGATAGCAGTTCGTGCTGCGAAGAAGGGCTTGGTGAAGCCAACAGCAATTGCTTGTATTGCTCCCACGTGGGCTGGTCCACTTCCTATCGTTTTTGGAAGAGATTCCAGCATGGAAACTAG GTACGGTTTCCTTAGAGGGACCTTAAGGGCCCCTgctcttggttggataatgtatAATGTACTTGTCAGCAATGAGAAATCAATACAATCACAATATAAGTCCCATGTTTATGCAGACCCTGAAAAGGTAACTGCAGATATCATTGAGACCCGATACGCACTCACAAAACGGCAAGGTGCTCGCTATGTGCCTGCTGCTTTCTTGACTGGTTTACTTGACCCAGTAAAAACCAGGGAGGAATTTGTCCAACTCTTTGCAGAGTTGGAGGGTAAGATACCGTGTCTAGTTCTGGCAACAGCAGGTGCTCCGAAGAGGTCAAAAGCAGAGATGGAAGCACTTAGGGAGGCCAAAGGGGTGAGCAAGTATGTTGAAGTGCCAGGTGCTCTCCTTCCCCAAGAAGAGTATCCTGAAATCGTTGCAGAACAGCTTTACAGGTTTCTGCAAGAGATGTATGAGCTGTAG